TTTGGCTATCCAACCACGTCACGATAAACTGCGAACGTGCCGCTGCTGACCAGTTTGCTTTGTCTGATCGTTTCCGCCCGGCTGCTTGGGGGTTTGTTTGCGAAATACAAACAGCCCTCCATCGTCGGTGAAATGATTGCCGGCGTATTACTGGGCCCCGCCGTATTCAACGTCGTTCATGCGACCCCTCCGCTTCAGGGCATTTCGGATCTCGCTGTGTTCCTGGTCGTCTTGTCGGCTGGTTTGGAAATGAACTTCAAGGATGTCATCAAGGCGATGTCCGGCAAGGGGCTCGTCGTCGCGTTGCTGGGATTCGTGATTCCGCTTTCGGCGGGCCTCGGCATCGGCGTGTTGTTCAAGCTGGATGTAACCCGAACGGTTTTTCTGGGCCTTTGCATTTCCATCACCGCCCTGCCCGTGGCGGTGCGCATTTTGGACAGTTTCAAGATGCTCAATTCGGAAATTGCACGTTATGCCGTTGTCACGGCGATCATCAACGACGTGGCCGCCCTGCTGGTGCTTGGAGTGATCCTCGGCCTGCCCCGGGCTGGCAGTGCCTTGGACGTGGCAAAAGGGGTGCTGTTCACAGGAGGCAAGCTGGTGATATTCGCGACGCTCGTTTGGGCATTTGGCAGCCTCCTGGCGTGGGTGGAGCGCAAGGGCATCGCGGTTCACCGGGTGCCCGAACGGCTCGTCGCCATCTTCGGGGCCGAAGCGTTGTTTGGCATCGTTGTGCTGCTGGTGCTTGTGTTCGCCTCCGTCAGCGAGATGCTCGGGTTTCACTTCGTGATTGGCGCGTTCTTCGGCGCGCTGCTGATCAACAAGGATCTATTCCTGGCATCACGCTACTCGGAGCTGGAAAAGACTTTGAATTCGGTGACGGGAGGATTTCTTGCGCCGGTGTTCTTCGCCTATCTCGGCCTGGAGTTCAACATCACGAAGATGAACTCGCCCGAGTTTGTCATCGCGGTTTTTGCCGTTTCCGTCGGAGCCAAAATTCTGGCTGGCTGGCTGGGCGGGCGCTTGATCCGGCTTTCCAACGTGGATTCCCTCGGCATCGGCATCATTTTGAACGGCCGCGGCGTGATGGAACTGGTCATCGCCAGCATTGCCTTCCAGCACGGCCTCATTGGCGAGGGACTGTTTTCAACCCTGATCCTGATGGGCGTGGTGACCACCATTCTGACGCCGGTGCTGTTCCGCAAGTTCGTCCTGCCGCACGTTGCCCCGGTGAACGGGACCGCACAGGCGCAAGCCGCCACGCCCTTGGGCTGAACCAAGTTAAGTGTCACGGGCGCCTCACTTTGGGCGAATCAGCTCGAAACGGTCGCGCGTGCGGCAATACCAGTGGGGGCTGGCCATGCGCCCGATGGGGAAAAACCGGTCCAGATTCACGCGCAACGTCTGCGGGTCAATCAACCCCTCCCGCGCGTGGAGGCGCTTGATCAGGCCAATGACGAGCCGGTTGCCGCCAATTTCCACCGTGCTGTGCTCAACGCACTCCAAACTGACGGGCGCTTCGATGAGGCGGGGCGGTTTGACCACCGATGAAGGCGCCGCGGTCAGGCCGGCGGCCGGCAGTTCACTTTCGCCGTAGGGCAGCGATGCCGCGCAGCGGTTCATGGCTTCGGCGATGGTTTCATCGACCAGGTTCACCACGAACTCATGCGTCGCGCGAATGTTGCGGGCGGTGTCCTTGGGCGTGCCGTCATCGCGGTCACCGGGCGCGAACGCGCACAACGCCGGGTCGGCGCCGAACACGTTGAAAAAGCTGAACGGCGCGGCATTCACCACGCCAGCCGGGCTGACGGTGGTCACGAGCGCGATGGGCCGCGGCGTCACCAGCCCGGCCAGCAACGCGTAGGCGCGATGCGCGTGTTGTCCAATCAGGTCGAGTTCCATAATCGCCGCCGGGCTGCCCCGCGAAAGCCGCCGTTACTTCAACGCCGCCCAGACGCGGTGCACATCGTCGTGATCCTCGAATTGCTGGAGGAATTCCCCCACCTCGGCGCGCTGATCGTCGGTCAGTTCGGCGAACTGCTTCGGCACGAAGCCGATTTCGCTGGTCACCACGGTCCAGCCGTTGGCCTTGAGCCATTCCGCCACGGCATGCACGGCGGTGCGTTCGCAGATGAACCGGGCGCCACAGGCGCTCTCCGGCAAATCGTCATTCTGCTCGTGGGTCAGTGGCTCCACCTCGTTGGCGCCGGCCTCGATGGCCGCGGCCTCGCGGTCCGCACCGGCGTCGGAGTGATGGGCCTCCACCAGCCCGACGTGGTCGAACAGGAACTTGTTCGCGCCTGCGTTGCCGAGCGTGCCGCTCTTGAACATCTTCCGCATCTCGGGCGCCGTGCGGTTCACGTTGTCGGTGTAGCACTCGATGATGACCGGCACGCCGTGCGGGGTTTTACCCTCGAACACCACGTGTTCCATGGTGAGCTTGTCATCGCCGGTGCCCGCGCCCTTTTTGATGGCGCGCTCGATGACATCCTTGGCCACGCTTTCCTTTTTCGCCTTTTCGACGGCAGTAAAGAGGCGGGCGTTCATGCCCGGGTCGGCGCCGCCCATCTTGGCGGCCACCATGATTTCCCGAACGAGTTTGCTGGTCGTGCGGCCCTTTTTGAGGCCGGCAACCAGGCGTTTGGCATGCAACCATTGACGTCCCATGCGGCGAAGCTACCAAAGGAGAACGCCGCCAAACAAGCCGCGAGACGGGCGGGCTCAGGGTTTCACGGCCAGCGGCGGTTCGCCGGTTCCCAGGTCCCGCAGGAGTTCCTGATACGTGGGATCCTGCCGCAACAACAGGTGTCCGGCCTCCCGCAGCTTGTCCACGTCCGTCCCCGGCAGAAAGAAGCTCGTGGGCAGGTTGAGGAAAAACCGCTGCTGCTTCTGGTCGCGGAAGTTGGTGAAGCTGAGAAAGACCGGATAAATCTTCACGTCCGGCGGCAGTTCGAGCCGCTCCTTCAAGTTGCGCAGGCTGTCGCGCAGATAGTCGAGCGTGTCCAGTGAGCGTTCATCGAGGGTATGGCTCGCCGCCGCCGCGGCCGTGGCCAGCGAACCCGGCGGGGTTTCGCGCCGGTCCCAGTCCCGGTCCGGCGAGGCGTAGGCATTGACGATGATGAGCACGATCTTCCGCGCCCGCAACTGGGCCAGTTCCCGGTGCCGGCCCGGACTGAGCGGAATGGATTGCACGTAATCGAGAAACGGCTGCAGGCCGAGATTATCGCTCACACCGCCGTCCACCAGGTGGATGAACGGTCGGTTCGTGGCGTCGAGGTAACTCGTGAGCACCTGCGCCCGGCGCGTCATCCGGCCGGCCTCCTGTTGCCGGGCCGCCGTGATCCAGTCGGGCAACGCACAGTCGCACGCGCCGGCAAAGTTCTTCAACGTCACCGGCGTCAGCGCCCCCGGCACCGCCGATGACGCCGCCACCGCGCTGGCCAGCGGATACTGCGCCACGTCGGAGCAGATCAAATCGAAGCAATGCTGCGTGAAGTCAAACCGCGTGCCGGTGGTGATGTCCGTGCCGTTGATGACGAGAAACGGGCTGCCGTTCGTCTGCAACGTGGCAAACGTGGCGCCGTGAAACAGCAGCCGGTCGTAATAATCCGCCGCGAGTTCCGACCGGCCGTAGGTGGGCGACCACAGCGCGGGCCAGTGCAGCGGGTTGAGCGTTTGCAGGACCAGCGACCGCTGCACGTTGTGCTTGAGAAACGCCGGCTCGAGCACCGAGAACACCCGGTCGCCGTAAAGCCCGTAGGCCGCCGCCGTGACGCTGCCGCCGGAGACGGACGAAATCACGTCCACCTCATCGAGCAGCGAGCGCGGTTGCGGTCCGGGCAGGCGCGTATCGTGCAACTCCTCCAACACGCCATAGGCGAACGCCGCCGCGCGCGTGCCGCCGCCCGAAAAGGCCAGCGCCACCAGCATTTCGTCCGATTGATTGGTGCGGCCGGCCGGATGAAAGTAATAGCCCGCGGAGCGATCGACGGCGGTGAGCGGGAAATTGAGACGCCGATGCGCGCACCCGCACGCCAGCCCGGCCAGCAGCAAACTGCCAAGCACGGCACCAAGCCCGCGGCCAACGTGGTTGCCCCCATGCATGCCGGCGAGTAAGCCCCGCCCGCCCGGCAAACGCAATCCCTGAAACGGCCCGCCTCCGTCAGCGCCGGAAGGGCATCAAGCCAAAGTGAAGCACCAGCCAGACCGGCACGGCAAACAGCGCAATCGCTATCAGCCGGTCCCAGGTCCAGGGCAGATGTCCCGCCAGCACCGATTGAATCGGAAAAATCATGATGGCGAAATAGTTCGCAAAGCGCGAATGCCCGAGGAACGTCCCGTAACGCGGGAAACGCCGCCGCAGGCCGCACACCAGCGCCATCAACCCCAGCCCGAGCACCAGCACGGTCACCAGCAGATTCACCGGCAGCATGGCCCCCAGTTCCACCCGCGGCACGGCCGCGCCCCGCAGCTTGAGGTGCGGATACAGCC
This genomic stretch from Verrucomicrobiia bacterium harbors:
- a CDS encoding flavin reductase family protein, which gives rise to MELDLIGQHAHRAYALLAGLVTPRPIALVTTVSPAGVVNAAPFSFFNVFGADPALCAFAPGDRDDGTPKDTARNIRATHEFVVNLVDETIAEAMNRCAASLPYGESELPAAGLTAAPSSVVKPPRLIEAPVSLECVEHSTVEIGGNRLVIGLIKRLHAREGLIDPQTLRVNLDRFFPIGRMASPHWYCRTRDRFELIRPK
- a CDS encoding YebC/PmpR family DNA-binding transcriptional regulator, encoding MGRQWLHAKRLVAGLKKGRTTSKLVREIMVAAKMGGADPGMNARLFTAVEKAKKESVAKDVIERAIKKGAGTGDDKLTMEHVVFEGKTPHGVPVIIECYTDNVNRTAPEMRKMFKSGTLGNAGANKFLFDHVGLVEAHHSDAGADREAAAIEAGANEVEPLTHEQNDDLPESACGARFICERTAVHAVAEWLKANGWTVVTSEIGFVPKQFAELTDDQRAEVGEFLQQFEDHDDVHRVWAALK
- a CDS encoding cation:proton antiporter — encoded protein: MPLLTSLLCLIVSARLLGGLFAKYKQPSIVGEMIAGVLLGPAVFNVVHATPPLQGISDLAVFLVVLSAGLEMNFKDVIKAMSGKGLVVALLGFVIPLSAGLGIGVLFKLDVTRTVFLGLCISITALPVAVRILDSFKMLNSEIARYAVVTAIINDVAALLVLGVILGLPRAGSALDVAKGVLFTGGKLVIFATLVWAFGSLLAWVERKGIAVHRVPERLVAIFGAEALFGIVVLLVLVFASVSEMLGFHFVIGAFFGALLINKDLFLASRYSELEKTLNSVTGGFLAPVFFAYLGLEFNITKMNSPEFVIAVFAVSVGAKILAGWLGGRLIRLSNVDSLGIGIILNGRGVMELVIASIAFQHGLIGEGLFSTLILMGVVTTILTPVLFRKFVLPHVAPVNGTAQAQAATPLG
- a CDS encoding patatin-like phospholipase family protein: MHGGNHVGRGLGAVLGSLLLAGLACGCAHRRLNFPLTAVDRSAGYYFHPAGRTNQSDEMLVALAFSGGGTRAAAFAYGVLEELHDTRLPGPQPRSLLDEVDVISSVSGGSVTAAAYGLYGDRVFSVLEPAFLKHNVQRSLVLQTLNPLHWPALWSPTYGRSELAADYYDRLLFHGATFATLQTNGSPFLVINGTDITTGTRFDFTQHCFDLICSDVAQYPLASAVAASSAVPGALTPVTLKNFAGACDCALPDWITAARQQEAGRMTRRAQVLTSYLDATNRPFIHLVDGGVSDNLGLQPFLDYVQSIPLSPGRHRELAQLRARKIVLIIVNAYASPDRDWDRRETPPGSLATAAAAASHTLDERSLDTLDYLRDSLRNLKERLELPPDVKIYPVFLSFTNFRDQKQQRFFLNLPTSFFLPGTDVDKLREAGHLLLRQDPTYQELLRDLGTGEPPLAVKP